The region agtggcactCCATACATGCCCTACACTTCAAGCGAGGACTATTGAGACCATCATTTTggggatcggtcggggtccctgCCATTACCATTCTGCAGGCGCAATGACGTCACCTTCTTCAGGGACCACTGctgttaaaggaattgtccagtttCAAGCACTTCAGTAATGCAACGGCGCGCCTGAACGACCCCCGATTCATTCACTCAGGGACCGACCAAACgcttgttcttgggattggtagaAGTCCCAGCAATTGGACCCCCATCGAGCATAAAGTTATCTTGTGcaaaggggataactttagaacttggaacaaccccttttaatcacCAGATGAAAtgagcctttgattggctgcagccagtTACCTGTATCTGCTGTAGGTGATCTCATCGCTGTCTTGATGCAGTGGGACGTGAAGACTAGCGGGGACATTCGTGGACATTTCTGAGACATTTCAGGTGTTCTTGGGCAAAGATTGTGAGGAGCTATTCCATATATATGTAGTAGGGCTGCTCTCTTACAAGGGGGACATATCTGAGACTTAAGTTGGGAGAGTAGCAGAATAGAATCCCATTTACAGCAGCTTGAGGACCATCTATGGCTGGACTGCCAACTGCCATATATAATGGTATATTATGTGCAGTGGGACTTTACTTCCCCCTCAGGCACCAGGGCTCATGTGCAACCACTACCATAACATGTCCTCTCATTGTGCATGGAGTATATAATGACTCTTGTAAGGTCGGTAATAACATGGTCTTGTTTTCTATCACTTCAGCAATTGGACGGACGCTTATTCCTCGGTATTTCCGCAGTATATTCGAAGGTGGAGCCACAGAGCTGTACTATGTCTTGAAACACCCCAAGGAGTCATTCCATAATAACTTTGTCTCTCTGGACTGCGATCAGTGCACAATGGTCACACAACATGGCAAACCCATGTTTACACAGGTAAGAACGCCCAGTCGACAggtgagatttaaaggggttgtacaggattaggaaaacatggctgctttcctccaGTAGCAGCGCCACACCTGTTCTTGAGTTATGTTGGGTACCTTAGCTCTGTCTCTCTCTAATCTGTACAACCCTTGTAGTACTGACCAACATGGAGGAAGGGGAGGACAGGGAATGTCTGCATACTTGCTTGCTGGATAACCAAGAATGCCTTTCCATAAATTATAAGATGCATAAGGCTGTCTGCACGCaaacagatttgaattgtggaatctgcgattGGCACCCAAGCGGACGATCCGCTGTAATATTCGTCCATTGGAAGGCATTAAGTTCTGCAGCTTCAAGCAGACGTTCGGATGCAACCATCACAAAAGCACAAGATAATGTCGTCTGGGCATTAACCTTTTGCGCATCCGTGTGGAAGAACAGTCTTGTCCGCAAACACAATTCGTTTCCACAATAAATCGCAGGTCTTGCGCGGCAGAATTCCGCTTGTGGAATCCGAGCCGTTCATGTGCAAGCGGCCTAACCAGTGAAGAacagctctggagcacaaaccTCTACTAGAACAAGTGCAAGCAGTGGAAATGTCATTTTAAGCCAGGCCTATTGTCAGCCTGCTGTAAGCAGTACCAATTAACGAAGTATGTTGGTCGGTGCTCATTCAGATTTTTCACACATGATCAGTTGTACAGCTGGCCCTGTCGGAACGTCTCCGTGTTCACACGGGGAAGATGTGCATAAATGGGGCAATCAGTCGAGGAACAAGTGTTTGCAGATTCGTTGGTTGATCGTCTGCAGTTTTACAGGACCCAATGATCAGGCAATTGAACTTGGTGACAAactgatttcagcagtctgtctTATGGGGTAAAGTGCAGCTGTTTTAAGAACTTACAAGTTGTTCCATCAGCTCCCTGCAAGAGATCAATCACACTTAGTCTTGAGGCGCTGCTAGTCTGTCCACTCCCTGTGATTGGCAGTTGTCTTGCTATTATACGGTGCCTCTTTAATAATTGTAACTCCTATTTTGCTAGATGCTGCTGGAGCAccctgtaagttcttaaaaagaGAACACTTCATAAGTGACAGGCTGCTGGAATCTGTGAGTGGCAGCATAAAGTACATGATGggttcactttaaaggggttgtcttggctTGTTTTGACTGATcatctatcctctggataggtcattggTAGTTAACGGACAGGGGTCAGTTGCTTGTGACTGTTGTCATCCACTGATTGGACCGTGGGCTGGATCAGCAGACAGTAGAGAATGTTCGGGCGCCagttcactcccattaaaatcaatggaagagcCGCACTGCtgctagactttatgcttctgtTACGGGGTATCCTGTCCTGGGTAGGATACCCCGTAACAGCAGCAGCGTGGCTCTCCCATTAATAACAATGGAAGTGATGTCGGCGCCCATACTTTCTCACCATCTACTGATACTGTCCGGCCCGCCACACTGGACAGCGGGCAGTACAAATGACAACTCCTGTCTGTCCACTACTGATTGGGCTCGTTTTAAATGATGACCTGACAGACCCCTTTTAAGAGAGACATTCTATACTCTGTAATACAAGGAATAGTAAGTTGACATAATGCCATCTTGTGGTCATGCAGGGGTATagctacctttttttttcttcaatgttCCCTTATTGTCCTGCATAACCCAGTCTCCTCATGTTATTTCTGCAGGTGTGCGTAGAGGGGAGGTTATACCTGGAGTTCATGTTTGATGACATGATGAGGATAAAAACGTGGCATTTTAGTATCCGGCAACATCGAGAGCTTATTCCCCGCAGTATCCTTGCAATGCATGTAAGTACAGAACATTATTATCAGAATTCACAATAATCTTGTTTTGCAGTCTTAACCATATTTAAAGCAGCCCTCCGTCATGATCCTGGGATCATGAGCAATGCTGGCCAGCCAATCGGAGCagagtgtagtgtcttagactaccaatgcacagtgtgaaGCGATACAGTAATCTTGGCTTTGTCAGGCATTGGAGGGCTGCTTCAAGGTAATGGTAGGGGGTAGGTGCTACCTTCATGAGATAAATGACATCATCAAAGCACCTCAtggctcagtgatgtcacaggttaATACTGAATAcatttgctgcactacttttaaaaatgtgaccactttttttttttcttcttttaggccCAGGACCCCCAAATGTTGGACCAGTTGTCAAAGAACATCACAAGATGTGGACTAACAAACTCTACGCTCAACTACCTCCGGGTGAGTAAATGATGGGTCTACGTCCCTTAGGTCCAAGACCGCCTATGCCAGGTAATATTTGTATTGGTCGTATGTCTTAATAGTCAGCTGAAGCTGCATTACCTGCCCTAAGTAGACCTTTGATCAAAGCAATAAAGTGCCCCTGTGCTGGAGCAGTATGTGGGTGCCATGAACTCCTTCATGGTGGTGTATAAAATCCCAAACTGGTGTAACTGCTAGTAATTGTGGTCCCATAAGAACTTTTAGGCTGACCTTGCCACCATTGGTTCCCTTTCCCCTGAAAAGTTGCCCGAAAGTTGACTTTTGGGCAACTTTTCAAATAATAGTTGTACCCTCTTAAGCCATGCTAACAAAGTCGTACTCTGACTTCTATTCGGTGGTTTAACCTTCTTCTTATGTCTTCTCCTCACAGCTGTGTGTAATTCTGGAGCCCATGCAGGAGCTCATGTCCCGGCACAAGACGTACAGTTTAAGCCCCAGAGACTGCTTAAAGACTTGTCTATTTCAGAAATGGCAGAGAATGGTAGCGCCACCTGGTGAGCATTCGTAAGAACTGCACTTGTCATTCTGCTATTTTTACCTACCATGCTGATCTCCGTTTCATTCCTGTAGCTGAACCAGCCCGACAAGCCCCTAAtaagagaaggaaaaggaagatgTCTGGGGGGAGCACAATGAGCTCTGGAGGGGGCAACACAAACAACAGTAACAGTAAGAAGAAAAGTCCGGCCAGTACCTTCGCCCTCTCCAGCCAGGTACCTGTAAGCATCACCTTTTAATTTTTCCCTTATACCCCAACAGCCTGACCTTTTATTAGCCGTCCCTGGTTGCTGTAGACACCTGATGGTGATGAGCGCAGGGTAGCGGTTTTGTAGTGCAAGGTAATAGATGGATCACTCATAGAAACAAAGTCCTTGTGTTCATTTGTCAGCCGGTCTAAAAGTGAGATCTGTATGGGCAACGCCATTATTTTGATTTGCGCTAGATTTTTGGGAATCTACCCTAATGGGTACAGTCAATAGCAATGGAGACTTAAAAACCTAAATCTTTACGCACCCATATATAGCATATAGTGTAGCATATACACTTTTTGTTCTCCGATGCTtagagaaaaaagtttttttaactcCAAAAACTTTAAAACGTAACTGCACTTTAAATAAGAAAACATATGTACAGAGTAGATGATTCTAAGCAtgtttgcaataggttttatcagGCTATTCTGTACACTTTTCATAGAAAACCCTTATGCAGGTACGTGAAGACAGTGCTGAGCAATCGTCTTCATCTAACTGCATAGCAGAACAGGAAGTTCAAGCTGTATCTGCATGGTTATTGATCATCAAACATACTTTGTCCTCCTGTTCCCCAGCGCTCCTTTTATTAGTACTGCATCTCCTCTCCTACCACCGTCCCCGGCGCTGTGTCAGGAGAAGCCGTTCTGTGCATCAGACAGCTTCTCTCCTTCACAGTTCCCATCCCTCGACAGACCTGATGCACTGTCAGGGACTCAATGCATTTGGTATACAGTGGTATATGTCACATCCAGATGCATTGACATATTGACAGTGCATGGGGTCCAGTGGGGAATGGGAACTGTGAAGGGGAGAAGCTGTCCGCAGCACAGAACAACTCTTGATTTCACAGTCCATGTGAATAGAGGAATGGAGGCATGTTCACCTAGATGCATAGCTGAGTAggggttttgtaagaaaaatataca is a window of Eleutherodactylus coqui strain aEleCoq1 chromosome 4, aEleCoq1.hap1, whole genome shotgun sequence DNA encoding:
- the LDB1 gene encoding LIM domain-binding protein 1 isoform X6, which produces MLDRDVGPTPMYPPTYLEPGIGRHTPYGNQTDYRIFELNKRLQNWTEVECDNLWWDAFTTEFFEDDAMLTITFCLEDGPKRYTIGRTLIPRYFRSIFEGGATELYYVLKHPKESFHNNFVSLDCDQCTMVTQHGKPMFTQVCVEGRLYLEFMFDDMMRIKTWHFSIRQHRELIPRSILAMHAQDPQMLDQLSKNITRCGLTNSTLNYLRLCVILEPMQELMSRHKTYSLSPRDCLKTCLFQKWQRMVAPPAEPARQAPNKRRKRKMSGGSTMSSGGGNTNNSNSKKKSPASTFALSSQVPDVMVVGEPTLMGGEFGDEDERLITRLENTQFDAANGIDDEDSFNNSPALGANSPWNSKPPSSQESKSENPTSQASQ
- the LDB1 gene encoding LIM domain-binding protein 1 isoform X5, with translation MSVGCACPGCSSKSFKLYSPKEPPNGNAFPPFHPGTMLDRDVGPTPMYPPTYLEPGIGRHTPYGNQTDYRIFELNKRLQNWTEECDNLWWDAFTTEFFEDDAMLTITFCLEDGPKRYTIGRTLIPRYFRSIFEGGATELYYVLKHPKESFHNNFVSLDCDQCTMVTQHGKPMFTQVCVEGRLYLEFMFDDMMRIKTWHFSIRQHRELIPRSILAMHAQDPQMLDQLSKNITRCGLTNSTLNYLRLCVILEPMQELMSRHKTYSLSPRDCLKTCLFQKWQRMVAPPAEPARQAPNKRRKRKMSGGSTMSSGGGNTNNSNSKKKSPASTFALSSQDVMVVGEPTLMGGEFGDEDERLITRLENTQFDAANGIDDEDSFNNSPALGANSPWNSKPPSSQESKSENPTSQASQ
- the LDB1 gene encoding LIM domain-binding protein 1 isoform X4, giving the protein MSVGCACPGCSSKSFKLYSPKEPPNGNAFPPFHPGTMLDRDVGPTPMYPPTYLEPGIGRHTPYGNQTDYRIFELNKRLQNWTEVECDNLWWDAFTTEFFEDDAMLTITFCLEDGPKRYTIGRTLIPRYFRSIFEGGATELYYVLKHPKESFHNNFVSLDCDQCTMVTQHGKPMFTQVCVEGRLYLEFMFDDMMRIKTWHFSIRQHRELIPRSILAMHAQDPQMLDQLSKNITRCGLTNSTLNYLRLCVILEPMQELMSRHKTYSLSPRDCLKTCLFQKWQRMVAPPAEPARQAPNKRRKRKMSGGSTMSSGGGNTNNSNSKKKSPASTFALSSQDVMVVGEPTLMGGEFGDEDERLITRLENTQFDAANGIDDEDSFNNSPALGANSPWNSKPPSSQESKSENPTSQASQ
- the LDB1 gene encoding LIM domain-binding protein 1 isoform X2; protein product: MAEDFDIAGCSSKSFKLYSPKEPPNGNAFPPFHPGTMLDRDVGPTPMYPPTYLEPGIGRHTPYGNQTDYRIFELNKRLQNWTEVECDNLWWDAFTTEFFEDDAMLTITFCLEDGPKRYTIGRTLIPRYFRSIFEGGATELYYVLKHPKESFHNNFVSLDCDQCTMVTQHGKPMFTQVCVEGRLYLEFMFDDMMRIKTWHFSIRQHRELIPRSILAMHAQDPQMLDQLSKNITRCGLTNSTLNYLRLCVILEPMQELMSRHKTYSLSPRDCLKTCLFQKWQRMVAPPAEPARQAPNKRRKRKMSGGSTMSSGGGNTNNSNSKKKSPASTFALSSQVPDVMVVGEPTLMGGEFGDEDERLITRLENTQFDAANGIDDEDSFNNSPALGANSPWNSKPPSSQESKSENPTSQASQ
- the LDB1 gene encoding LIM domain-binding protein 1 isoform X7 — encoded protein: MSVGCACPGCSSKSFKLYSPKEPPNGNAFPPFHPGTMLDRDVGPTPMYPPTYLEPGIGRHTPYGNQTDYRIFELNKRLQNWTEVECDNLWWDAFTTEFFEDDAMLTITFCLEDGPKRYTIGRTLIPRYFRSIFEGGATELYYVLKHPKESFHNNFVSLDCDQCTMVTQHGKPMFTQVCVEGRLYLEFMFDDMMRIKTWHFSIRQHRELIPRSILAMHAQDPQMLDQLSKNITRCGLTNSTLNYLRLCVILEPMQELMSRHKTYSLSPRDCLKTCLFQKWQRMVAPPAEPARQAPNKRRKRKMSGGSTMSSGGGNTNNSNSKKKSPASTFALSSQVPASAFP
- the LDB1 gene encoding LIM domain-binding protein 1 isoform X1; the protein is MSVGCACPGCSSKSFKLYSPKEPPNGNAFPPFHPGTMLDRDVGPTPMYPPTYLEPGIGRHTPYGNQTDYRIFELNKRLQNWTEVECDNLWWDAFTTEFFEDDAMLTITFCLEDGPKRYTIGRTLIPRYFRSIFEGGATELYYVLKHPKESFHNNFVSLDCDQCTMVTQHGKPMFTQVCVEGRLYLEFMFDDMMRIKTWHFSIRQHRELIPRSILAMHAQDPQMLDQLSKNITRCGLTNSTLNYLRLCVILEPMQELMSRHKTYSLSPRDCLKTCLFQKWQRMVAPPAEPARQAPNKRRKRKMSGGSTMSSGGGNTNNSNSKKKSPASTFALSSQVPDVMVVGEPTLMGGEFGDEDERLITRLENTQFDAANGIDDEDSFNNSPALGANSPWNSKPPSSQESKSENPTSQASQ
- the LDB1 gene encoding LIM domain-binding protein 1 isoform X3; protein product: MSVGCACPGCSSKSFKLYSPKEPPNGNAFPPFHPGTMLDRDVGPTPMYPPTYLEPGIGRHTPYGNQTDYRIFELNKRLQNWTEECDNLWWDAFTTEFFEDDAMLTITFCLEDGPKRYTIGRTLIPRYFRSIFEGGATELYYVLKHPKESFHNNFVSLDCDQCTMVTQHGKPMFTQVCVEGRLYLEFMFDDMMRIKTWHFSIRQHRELIPRSILAMHAQDPQMLDQLSKNITRCGLTNSTLNYLRLCVILEPMQELMSRHKTYSLSPRDCLKTCLFQKWQRMVAPPAEPARQAPNKRRKRKMSGGSTMSSGGGNTNNSNSKKKSPASTFALSSQVPDVMVVGEPTLMGGEFGDEDERLITRLENTQFDAANGIDDEDSFNNSPALGANSPWNSKPPSSQESKSENPTSQASQ